A portion of the Cervus elaphus chromosome X, mCerEla1.1, whole genome shotgun sequence genome contains these proteins:
- the LOC122689453 gene encoding cancer/testis antigen 47A-like yields MSTTGDGDPAPGRQEGTAGAAGAQAGAREGVDRNSVPRRGDAMPEAEAGGVAGPSGGLREAAMEGWSAEEDSDIGPAEEEEEEEEEEGGVGRMVDARHFPMSGFRLTFVDLVHSVLNRFYYNNHVLVRPPDGQVPVRRRTRPRLSHHSSAAMAGFPEVQVPSVGPGAGPAEEAQEAEEAEEASLWETAAEESEESSLWEMAQEPAAPAETTECQDENSKAAAQGTKSEGKEKEYNKKQEEPEKDLDPAKDRPRKSSLED; encoded by the exons ATGTCCACCACGGGGGATGGAGATCCGGCCCCTGGCAGGCAGGAAGGCACAGCAGGTGCGGCGGGGGCACAGGCCGGAGCCCGCGAAGGTGTGGACCGCAACTCTGTGCCTCGCAGGGGTGACGCCATGCCTGAGGCCGAGGCGGGTGGAGTCGCGGGGCCCTCAGGAGGCCTGAGGGAGGCGGCCATGGAGGGCTGGAGTGCTGAGGAGGACTCAGACATCGGGccggcagaggaggaggaggaggaagaggaggaggagggtggcgTGGGCCGCATGGTGGACGCGCGCCACTTCCCCATGTCCGGCTTCCGCTTAACGTTCGTGGATCTGGTGCACTCAGTGCTCAACCGTTTCTACTACAACAACCACGTCCTCGTCCGGCCCCCTGACGGCCAAGTGCCGGTCCGGCGCCGGACCCGGCCGCGCTTGTCTCATCACAGCTCGGCCGCCATGGCCGGGTTCCCCGAGGTCCAGGTGCCGTCGGTTGgaccgggggcggggccggcggagGAAGCCCAGGAGGCCGAGGAAGCCGAGGAGGCCTCTTTATGGGAGACGGCCGCCGAGGAGTCTGAGGAATCCAGCTTGTGGGAAATGGCGCAGGAGCCAGCCGCGCCTGCGG AAACAACTGAATGCCAGGATGAGAACTCCAAAGCAGCAGCTCAGGGCACCAAAAgtgaggggaaagaaaaggagtataacaaaaaacaagaagaacCAGAAAAGGATCTGGACCCAGCAAAGGACAGGCCCAGAAAGTCCAG TTTGGAAGACtag